Proteins encoded by one window of Bradyrhizobium sp. B097:
- a CDS encoding TPM domain-containing protein, with translation MGIKRIGKHLLEHRWRVRREFPPRVLDAIERAIKAGEATHSGQIRFVVEGALDGVPLFRDQPARERALDVFAHLRIWDTHHNNGVLIYLLLADRDVEIVADRGIDAKVGHAGWEAICRAMETDFRAGRFEQGVIKGIAAVSRELAQYFPHVAGGPNELPDKPVVI, from the coding sequence ATGGGCATCAAGCGCATCGGCAAGCATCTGCTCGAACACCGCTGGCGCGTGCGGCGCGAGTTTCCGCCGCGCGTGCTCGACGCGATCGAGAGGGCGATCAAGGCCGGCGAGGCTACGCATTCGGGCCAGATACGTTTCGTCGTCGAGGGTGCGCTCGACGGCGTGCCGCTGTTCCGCGATCAGCCGGCGCGGGAACGGGCGCTCGACGTATTCGCGCACTTGCGGATCTGGGACACCCATCACAACAACGGTGTTCTGATTTATCTTTTGCTCGCCGACCGCGACGTCGAGATCGTCGCCGATCGCGGCATCGATGCGAAGGTCGGCCACGCCGGCTGGGAAGCGATTTGCCGCGCGATGGAAACCGACTTTCGGGCCGGCCGGTTCGAGCAGGGTGTGATCAAGGGGATCGCGGCGGTGTCGCGGGAGCTGGCGCAGTATTTCCCGCATGTCGCCGGAGGCCCGAACGAACTGCCGGACAAGCCGGTGGTGATTTAG
- a CDS encoding glutathione S-transferase family protein: protein MKLYDSIGPNPRIVRMFVAEKGIEIPKETVDLRKGENREEAHLKRNPHGQMPALELDCGSYLSEITAICEYLEEKHPSPAMIGSTPEERAECRMWTRRVDLNIAEPLANGYRFGEALKFFEKRIPVAPEASPGLKMIAANRIKWLDNQMADGRDYICGKRFTLADMLLYCWLDFGNQVGQPLDQSNANIVAWFNRVGARPSVKA from the coding sequence ATGAAGCTTTACGACTCGATCGGACCCAATCCGCGCATCGTGCGCATGTTCGTGGCAGAGAAGGGCATCGAGATCCCCAAGGAGACCGTCGACCTGCGCAAGGGCGAGAACCGCGAGGAAGCGCATCTGAAGCGCAATCCGCACGGCCAGATGCCGGCGCTCGAGCTCGACTGCGGCAGCTACCTCTCGGAGATCACGGCGATCTGCGAATATCTCGAGGAGAAGCACCCCTCGCCCGCCATGATCGGCAGCACGCCGGAAGAGCGCGCGGAATGCCGGATGTGGACGCGCCGCGTCGATCTCAACATCGCCGAGCCGCTCGCCAACGGCTATCGCTTCGGCGAGGCGCTGAAATTCTTCGAGAAGCGCATTCCGGTGGCACCCGAGGCTTCGCCCGGGCTGAAGATGATCGCCGCCAACCGCATCAAATGGCTTGATAACCAGATGGCGGATGGCCGCGACTATATCTGTGGCAAGCGCTTCACGCTCGCCGACATGCTGCTCTATTGCTGGCTCGATTTCGGCAACCAGGTCGGTCAACCGCTGGACCAGTCGAACGCCAACATCGTAGCCTGGTTCAACCGCGTCGGCGCGCGGCCTTCGGTGAAGGCGTAG
- a CDS encoding MFS transporter: MQADTRAQMRRRVVISSTIGNALEWFDFTVFGLFAGILSKLFFPADNPHSSLLLTFATFGIAFAARPLGGLVFGLYSDKHGRKKALVVMISLMAVGTGLLGLLPTYGAIGIAAPLLLLLARLIQGFSAGGEFGSASAMLIEFAPPGRRGFYGSFQMVSQSLAFGLGAAMAIGLNLGLSPDAFASWGWRVPFILGILIGPTGWYLRQRCDESPEFQAYLAEKAATAQPSRQTTLGQLFSEHPRELIASFCLIAAGTAINYVNAIFLPTYAVAELKLPILNAQLGLLVVSVINAAVAVASGALSDRIGRRAVLVPALIVYSLLFYVILQRLVADPTTANLWQLQIVAVLLGALAGPMPAFMTEIFPVGVRSTGASLMYNLAVMLFGGLAPFINTWLVQATGDKAAPVYYILFAAAVGLFGLAVYRGRPSVPGIATQPAQ; this comes from the coding sequence ATGCAGGCTGACACGAGGGCGCAGATGCGCCGCCGGGTGGTGATCTCCTCCACGATCGGCAATGCGCTGGAATGGTTCGACTTCACCGTCTTTGGCCTGTTCGCCGGCATCCTGAGCAAGCTGTTCTTTCCGGCGGACAATCCGCATTCCTCGCTGCTGCTGACCTTCGCGACATTCGGGATCGCCTTCGCAGCCCGGCCGTTGGGTGGCCTGGTGTTCGGGCTCTATTCCGACAAGCACGGCCGCAAGAAGGCGCTGGTCGTGATGATATCGCTGATGGCTGTCGGCACCGGCCTGCTCGGCCTGCTGCCGACCTATGGCGCGATCGGAATCGCGGCACCGCTGTTGCTGCTGCTGGCGCGGTTGATCCAGGGCTTTTCCGCCGGCGGCGAGTTCGGCAGCGCCAGCGCGATGCTGATCGAATTCGCGCCGCCCGGCCGGCGCGGCTTCTACGGCTCGTTCCAGATGGTGTCGCAATCGCTGGCGTTTGGCCTCGGTGCCGCGATGGCGATCGGTCTCAATCTCGGCCTGTCGCCCGACGCCTTCGCGAGCTGGGGCTGGCGTGTGCCGTTCATCCTCGGCATTCTGATCGGACCGACCGGATGGTACCTGCGCCAAAGGTGCGACGAGTCGCCTGAATTCCAGGCGTATCTCGCCGAGAAGGCCGCCACGGCGCAGCCGAGCCGGCAGACCACGCTCGGCCAGTTGTTCTCCGAGCACCCACGCGAGTTGATTGCCTCGTTCTGCCTGATCGCGGCCGGTACGGCGATCAACTATGTCAATGCAATCTTTCTGCCCACCTATGCGGTCGCCGAGTTGAAGCTGCCGATCCTGAATGCACAGCTCGGCCTGCTCGTCGTCAGCGTCATCAATGCGGCGGTGGCGGTGGCCAGCGGTGCCCTCTCCGACCGGATCGGTCGTCGCGCGGTGCTCGTTCCGGCGCTGATCGTCTACAGCCTGCTGTTCTATGTGATCCTGCAGCGGCTCGTCGCCGACCCGACCACCGCGAACCTCTGGCAGTTGCAGATCGTCGCAGTCCTGCTCGGAGCCTTGGCCGGGCCGATGCCGGCCTTCATGACCGAGATATTTCCGGTCGGCGTACGCTCGACCGGAGCATCGCTGATGTACAATCTCGCCGTGATGCTGTTCGGCGGGCTGGCGCCGTTCATCAACACCTGGCTGGTCCAGGCAACGGGCGACAAGGCTGCGCCCGTCTACTACATCCTGTTTGCGGCGGCAGTGGGTCTCTTCGGTCTGGCGGTCTATCGCGGGCGACCATCCGTGCCGGGAATTGCAACTCAGCCGGCGCAATGA
- a CDS encoding MBL fold metallo-hydrolase, with the protein MSERKPSPFKTLFEADVATLIQAADDVYQIRFKNRAANAYLVRGSKRTIMIDVGLSTNYPSLVACLNHLGITPEMIDMVVLSHEHLDHIGAAYHFHGSAYIAAHRLAANKIMLRDDFSMLRKMFNEPNVPIDIDIWLEEGNLIDLGSFRLNVMYTPGHTSACISLFDQDKGLLFAADTLMPGGVMGGVFGSGSIADYIQSLERLKGLNSKILLSGHGRLSDTPQDDVRIALQRSHALLEDTAQLFDALDARSNFEPIMQSVRDLNKLDD; encoded by the coding sequence ATGAGCGAGCGCAAGCCAAGCCCATTCAAGACGCTGTTCGAGGCCGACGTCGCCACGCTGATCCAGGCGGCCGACGACGTCTACCAGATCCGCTTCAAGAACCGAGCGGCGAACGCCTATCTCGTGCGCGGCAGCAAGCGGACCATCATGATCGACGTCGGGCTGTCGACCAACTATCCGTCGCTGGTCGCCTGCCTGAACCATCTCGGCATCACGCCCGAGATGATCGACATGGTGGTGCTGAGCCACGAGCATCTCGATCACATCGGCGCGGCCTATCATTTCCACGGCAGCGCCTACATCGCGGCGCACCGGCTCGCCGCCAACAAGATCATGCTGCGCGACGACTTCTCGATGCTGCGCAAGATGTTCAACGAACCGAACGTGCCGATCGACATCGACATCTGGCTCGAGGAAGGCAATTTGATCGACCTCGGCAGTTTCCGCCTCAACGTGATGTACACGCCGGGCCACACCTCGGCCTGCATCTCGCTGTTCGATCAGGACAAGGGGCTGTTGTTCGCCGCCGACACGCTGATGCCCGGCGGCGTGATGGGCGGCGTGTTCGGCTCCGGCTCGATCGCCGACTACATCCAGTCGCTGGAGCGGCTGAAGGGCCTCAACTCGAAGATCCTGCTGTCGGGTCATGGCCGGCTGTCCGACACGCCGCAGGACGACGTGCGGATCGCGCTGCAACGCTCGCATGCCCTGCTCGAGGACACCGCGCAATTGTTCGATGCGCTCGACGCGCGCTCGAATTTCGAGCCGATCATGCAGTCGGTGCGTGACCTCAACAAGCTCGACGATTGA
- a CDS encoding cyclic nucleotide-binding domain-containing protein, producing MTIEKCINEFDVDDVIFEEGSTGRELFVVLDGTVDIAKIDGGHKTVIVSLGKGEFFGEMAVIDGSARSATAIASAPATRVMRINHARFVYLVSQQPAFALMVMDALSKRLRATNAVTYRAAATP from the coding sequence ATGACGATCGAGAAATGCATCAATGAATTTGATGTCGATGACGTCATTTTTGAGGAAGGCTCGACCGGCCGCGAGCTGTTTGTCGTACTCGACGGCACGGTCGACATCGCCAAGATCGATGGCGGACACAAGACGGTCATCGTCAGCCTCGGCAAGGGCGAGTTCTTCGGCGAGATGGCCGTGATCGACGGCTCGGCGCGCTCGGCAACCGCGATCGCCTCCGCGCCCGCGACGCGGGTGATGCGGATCAACCACGCCCGCTTCGTCTATCTGGTCAGCCAGCAGCCGGCGTTCGCGCTGATGGTGATGGATGCGCTCTCGAAACGGCTGCGCGCGACCAACGCCGTCACCTACCGAGCGGCGGCCACCCCATGA